A single window of uncultured Tolumonas sp. DNA harbors:
- a CDS encoding acyltransferase, translating to MNKLKNMLKSLLYRPFNLNVGKGTYILTPRKIINKRFISIGSNTLIGHHSVIYAITKNHEQEFECQITIGNNVYIGHYGQIHCANAIEIGNNCVLSDYIYISDVSHGLSPLNGHILDQLLESKGPVVIGDGSFIGYGATVLPGVKIGKHCVVGARAVVTKDIPDYSMVSGNPAKIIKKFDFDHKQWVAVDKVGEL from the coding sequence ATGAATAAACTTAAAAATATGCTAAAGAGTCTATTGTATAGACCATTCAATCTTAATGTCGGGAAAGGGACATATATCTTAACACCAAGAAAAATTATTAATAAAAGATTCATATCTATTGGTAGTAATACATTGATTGGCCATCACTCAGTCATCTATGCCATTACGAAGAACCATGAACAGGAATTTGAATGCCAAATCACTATTGGCAATAATGTTTATATTGGCCATTACGGCCAAATACATTGTGCGAATGCTATTGAAATAGGTAATAACTGTGTTTTAAGTGACTATATTTATATATCTGATGTATCGCATGGATTATCGCCATTAAATGGTCATATATTGGATCAATTATTAGAATCCAAAGGTCCTGTTGTTATTGGTGACGGTTCATTTATTGGCTATGGTGCAACGGTTCTTCCTGGAGTGAAAATTGGTAAGCACTGTGTTGTTGGAGCTAGAGCTGTAGTTACTAAAGATATACCTGATTACTCAATGGTTTCTGGGAATCCAGCGAAAATTATTAAGAAATTTGATTTCGACCATAAGCAGTGGGTTGCTGTAGATAAAGTTGGCGAATTATGA
- a CDS encoding acyltransferase, translating into MMHISLLMDNIKFHIYKMKTKHIYSNMFKCIGKGTVIFPPLMFRYTEYAKIGENVIIRGGARIELIKKNKNKPELIIGNDVNIEQNVHIICGNKIIIGDKVSITGNVAIVDVEHPYDDISSSIKIGDRVQYDGNYVEIGNGSFIGFGSVILPNVKIGKYAVIGANSVVNVNVPDFSVAAGNPIKIIKIYDHNEEKWIKVK; encoded by the coding sequence ATGATGCATATATCCTTATTGATGGATAATATAAAATTTCATATCTATAAAATGAAAACAAAACATATTTATTCCAATATGTTTAAGTGCATTGGAAAGGGAACTGTTATATTTCCTCCTTTAATGTTTCGATATACTGAATATGCCAAAATAGGTGAAAATGTAATTATTAGGGGTGGAGCAAGAATAGAGCTCATTAAAAAAAATAAAAATAAACCAGAACTGATTATTGGTAATGATGTAAATATAGAACAAAATGTGCATATAATTTGTGGAAATAAAATTATTATTGGTGATAAAGTCTCAATTACAGGAAATGTAGCTATAGTTGACGTTGAACATCCTTATGATGATATTAGTTCATCAATTAAGATTGGGGATAGAGTTCAATACGATGGAAACTATGTTGAAATAGGTAATGGCTCGTTTATTGGGTTTGGTAGTGTGATCTTGCCGAATGTTAAAATTGGTAAATATGCAGTCATTGGTGCTAATTCTGTTGTTAATGTTAATGTGCCTGATTTTTCAGTTGCTGCAGGAAATCCAATAAAAATTATTAAAATATATGATCATAATGAAGAGAAATGGATTAAGGTGAAATAA